The Brassica napus cultivar Da-Ae unplaced genomic scaffold, Da-Ae ScsIHWf_1314;HRSCAF=1877, whole genome shotgun sequence region ttagatttagatttagagtttatatatGAGTTTATGGATTATgtttggttttagggtttactgattagggtttagggtttagtgattattgtttaggaTTTATTATTTAGATGTTTGTGGATTTGAgatcaaatttattatttagggATTATGATatagttaaattttttatactatTTGGATGATATGAAATATAACAGTCCGATTTAATTGTGAGAAATAAATAGAATATACTATTTATTGTAAGAGTAATTTATTTTCATGAACAGATTTACTGAGCACAGAAACATATGAAGTAGTTATGTAAATGACGTGGATGGATGTGGTGTCTTCATTTTCAACAGTGCGCAGTAAATATTGACCATACCTTATTTTCTTCAACGTCATCTACGTAACTTATTCACCGGTTACTTGTAGCACAAGAGGGTATAACCGACTAAACTTGAGCTAAATGTTATTGACTTAATAATGTTAAAATCATTGTCATATTCTTAATTACGCTTCCAAGATTGGCTTTGGCAAATTAACCCAAATATATATGCCCAGCTCTAACCGCTACCGTTAATCAAGAGAATGTTTCCATCTCTCTCCGCTTCATTCACCGTCTAAATTCACGGAAAACCCCAACCCTAAATTAAAATCCTCGCGTCACGTTTCTTCTTTCCATAGAAGATCAGATTGAAGCTAAATCTCAGCGAGAGTTGCTCAAGGTAGAATCAAGATCACGAAGATCGAAAAACCTCCTCGTCTTCACAGCAATTGAGGATGGTCGGAGGCAATAACGACAAGTCAACGCCTCAAAAGCCTCCAACAACCtccgccgcagcttcttcttccCATCACCGTAAATCTCGTTGGGGCTCAAACAACAACGATGGTGGTAGCAGTAAGACTAACACAACCACCACCAACAACAACAAGCAGACGACGGGTGGCCAGAAAATCGCCGATAAGAAACCTTCTTCTAACCTAGCTCCGATCCCGAGCCAATCCCGTCCTAACCACCCCAATCCAACACCCTCTTCATCATCATCGCGTTCTGCTCTACCCGCGGCGCAATTCGCTTTCCCAGATCCGTCGGCGGCGCTTGGTGCTCCTCCTGCGCCGACTTACGGGTTCCATATGCTCGAGCGTCGCACCATCGTCCTCAATGACGGAAGCGTCCGATCATACTTCGCCCTTCCTCCTAATTACCGTGATTTCCCTCCCAAGCCCCGTCTCCCTGATCCGGCGGCTAATAGATTTATGGGCGGTAGATTCCCTCCGGAGGAGTTTAGAGATCAGATGCAGTTTTATGATCGCCCCGAAGGAGGGTCGCTGAAACGGAAACATCCAGGCGAGGAAGAGATTGATAGAGGTGAATTGCTGAGACAAAGGCAGCAGTTTATGCAGTATGCGAATCCTGATGATCCCTCGCTTATGGCTGGTACCAGTAGGAGGGATGCTGGGGAAGATGCTAGAGCCGCTAAGCACATGCGGGTAGGATCAAGCAGGAATGAGAGTGGAGGTCAGGTTGCGTTAAAGAAAGCGTTTTTGGATTTGGTTAAGCGGATTTATGAGGACCCGTTGGAGAAGAAGAACTACTTGGAGAACGGGAGGAAAGGGCGGCTTCAGTGTCTCGTCTGCGGCAGGTTTGATGAGTTTCAATCTGTTTCTTGTGTTTCTTCTTTGCTTAGGTGCAGTTTGCTTTTGCTGGAGACCCTTATTGCCTTGTTCTTTATGGTTTCTTTAATTGGTCAGTTGTGTCGTAGATGGATCTATGAGTATGAACAAAAGTAAGAGAGAACGCTAAAGTACCTTGAACACATTTGTTACTTTTGTTTGATTAGTATGGTAACTTTTTCTTAATATTGTTCCTATCTTGACATGGTTTAGTGGTTGTGATGTTAGCTAAATCTGTAGCATTCCTGAGTAGCTTAACGTTGTCTGCTTCTCGTTTATCTTGTTCCTTGTTTGCTAATGTAGTTAATG contains the following coding sequences:
- the LOC106388241 gene encoding uncharacterized protein LOC106388241, which translates into the protein MVGGNNDKSTPQKPPTTSAAASSSHHRKSRWGSNNNDGGSSKTNTTTTNNNKQTTGGQKIADKKPSSNLAPIPSQSRPNHPNPTPSSSSSRSALPAAQFAFPDPSAALGAPPAPTYGFHMLERRTIVLNDGSVRSYFALPPNYRDFPPKPRLPDPAANRFMGGRFPPEEFRDQMQFYDRPEGGSLKRKHPGEEEIDRGELLRQRQQFMQYANPDDPSLMAGTSRRDAGEDARAAKHMRVGSSRNESGGQVALKKAFLDLVKRIYEDPLEKKNYLENGRKGRLQCLVCGRCPKDVQDTHGLVMHTYYCDDASSRVHHLGLHKALCVLMGWNFSKPPDNSKAYQNLPAEMVAINQDELILWPPHIIVHNTSTGKGKDGRMEGLGSKRMDDRIRELKFNVGKSRALYGRDGHLGITLFKFAGDDSGLREALRIAEYFEKMNRGRKSWAGLQPFTPSKDDENNPSLMEVDGKTGEKRRVLYGYLATVKDLDKVDMETKKKTTIESLRELAGSK